The window TTGCCGTTCACGAAGGCGCCGAGGTTTCCGAACATCGGCTTGATAACCACCGCGGGAATGTCCGGCAGCACCGAGCGGAAGTGGTCCTTGTCGGCGTCGGATGCTTTGGGCATTTCCACGGGGTACCTCCGGAAACTGCGGGTGCGGAACAGTTCTTTTTGCAGGATAACCCCGCGGCCGGACCAGGTATAGACGGAGTACAGACGGTGCCGGACCGAGCCCCGATTAAGCCCGAGGTTTAGCCTTCCGCAGCCGCCGCCAGCCGTTCGTCCAGGCCGCACCAGTCGGCGATGAACAGGGCAATGCTCTTGGTGATCCGGCGGACGGACTCGACGGAGACCCGCTCGTCGAAGCCGTGGATGGACTCCGACACCGGGCCGTACACCAGCGCGGGAGTGTCGGCGTAGAGGGCGAAGACCCGGCCGTCGAGGTAGCCCGGGGTGGTGAAGCTCTCCAGCTCGCCGCCGAAGACCTGTTCGTGGGTGCGGCCCAGCAGCGTTTCGGCGTCGCTGCCCGGTTCCAGCACGTAGCCCTCGGCGAAGAACCCGGTCTTGGTGCCGACCGCCTTGATGGGGTCCGGACCGGTGCCCAGCTGCGCCAGGCACTCCTGGAGTTCAGCCCAGGCGTCCTCGGCCGCGATCCCCGGATAGATGGCCGCCCGCACGTCGAACTCGCACCACGCCGGCACGCTGGAAGGCCAGTCCCCGCCGGCGATCCCGCCGAAGTTGAAGTTGATCGGGTGCTCCAGGTCTTCGAAGTGGCGGTGCTGTCCCCGCTCGGCGTTCCACTTCTCCTCCACCTCACGCAGCGCCGTCATCGCCGTGTACGCGGCGTCGATCGCGTTGAAGCCGGTGCCCATCTCGCGCGGGTGGGTGGGGTTGCCGGTGACCCTGACCTTGAACCAGAGCACACCCACGTTGGCGCGGACCAGCATGTCCTCTTCCGGTTCGGGAATGATGACCGCGTCGGCCTGGTAGCCGCGCATCAGGGCGGACAGGGAGCCGTTGCCCGTGCATTCCTCCTCGACGACGGACTGGAAGTGGATGCGCCCGGCCGGCTCGAACCCGGCGGCGCGCACGGCGTCGAACGCGAAGAGGTTCGCCGCGAGCCCCGCCTTCATGTCGCCTGCACCGCGGCCGTACATCCACCCGTCGATGACCGGGGCGTCCCAGGGGTAGCGGGACCAGTCTTCGGCCGGGCCCTCCGGAACGACGTCGATATGGCCGTTGAGGATCAGGGACCGGCCGCGCTCGGTGCCCGGGCGGTAGGTGCCCACCACGTTGGTCATCCCGTCATAGGACACCGTCACCGGGCCGAAGCCCTCGTGGACGGAGAGCTCCTGCGCGTCCAGCTCCCAGCGGTCCATGTCCAGGCCGCGGCCGGACATGGCGCCGAACATCAGGTCCTGGGCGCTGCCCTCCCGGGTCCGCAGCGACGGGTGCTTGACGAGGTCCTGGGTGAAGGACAACTGAGCGTCGAAGCCAGCGTCGACGGCGTCCAGGATGCGACGGGTTTGGTCGTCACTGAGCATGTTCGTCTCCTAACGGGCGGGGAGCCGTCCGCCGGACGGCTCCCCGCTGTTGATGGTTGAGCATTGGTGGGTGATAGCGCCTGGGCGCCGGGGACCGTCGGGCCCGCAGCCGGTCTCTAGGCGTCCGCGACGAGCTTCTTGTCCTGCACGCGCAGGCGCTCGCCGAAGAACCCGCCCACGGCGGTGAGCAGCGAGATGATCATCAGGATCAGGGCGGCGCCCCAGGACTGGTTGCCGGAGACGCCCAGCATGGCGGTGGCCAGCAGCGGCATGAACCCGCTGGTGGCGCCGGCGATGTTGTAGCCGAGGGCCACGCCGGAGTAGCGCAGCTTCGGCGGGAACAGTTCGGTCAGCAGGGCTCCGTTCACGGCGTACGCCACCGCGATGAGCATGATGCCGATGGTGATGGCCAGCGTGATCAGGAGCGGGGACTTGGTGTCGATCATGGCGAAGAGCGGGAACGCCGTGATGGCGCTGACGATGCCGCCCCACATGGTGACCTTGCCCGGGCCGATCTTCTCGGCCAGCCGGCCCATCAGGAAGGTGACGCCGATCTGGGCCACGGCGGCGACCAGGGTCGCGTTGACCATGACGTTGCGGTCCACCTTCAGGGTGTTCGCGCCGTAGCTGACCACGAAGGTGGTGATCATGTAGAAGCCGCCGACGCCGAGCAGGGCGGCGAGGATCGCTACCAGCAGGCGGCCGCCGGCGTGGCGGAATACATCCAGGGCCGGGACCTTGGAGGTTTCGCCCATGGCGAGCAGGTCCTTGAAGATGGGGGACTCCTCCACCTTAAGGCGGATCCAGAGTGCGACGCCGAGCATCGGGAATGCCAGCAGGAACGGGATGCGCCAGCCCCAGGCGTCAAACGCCTCGGACGGGAAGAGCAGGACCAGTGAGAAGGCGCCGGAGGCCAGCAGCGTCGCGACCGGCGACCCGACCTGGACTAGCGCCGCATACCGGCCGCGCTTTTCCACCGGGGCGTGTTCCACGGCCATGGTCACCGCGCCGCCCCACTCGCCACCGACGGCCAGGCCCTGGACCAGGCGCAGGACCGCCAGCAGGACCGGCGCGGCCAGGCCGATACTGCCGAAGTCAGGCAGCAGGCCGATCAGGGCGGTGGCGAGGCCGATCATCACGATGGTGATCAGCAGGGCCGGGCGGCGGCCGTACCGGTCACCGATGTAGCCGAAGATGACGGCGCCGATCGGACGGGCCGCGAAGCCGACGCCGAAGGTGGCGAAGGAGGCCAGCAGCGCCGCGGTGGGGTCCATGTTGGTGAAGAAGAGTCGGTTGAACACCAGCGCCGCGGCGGTGCCGAAGAGGTAGTAGTCGTACCACTCCAGCGCGGTTCCGACGAAAGCGGCGCGGGCAATTTTGCCCGCGTCCTTGCCGGAAATCACCGGAGGGGCACCTGCGGCGGGGGAGAGCGAGTTTGAGGTCGTCACTGCGTGGGCCCTTTCGAGCGGGGGGAGTTGTGCATCTCGGGTCCTTCGGCAGCCGGCAGGCGGGAGCCTGCGCGCTGCGGTGGTCCTTCGAGACTAGGCGAGTGATAAAGCCCTAAACAATGACAATATCCACCCACTTTTCGCTTCTTAATTGGGCTTTTTCACAAAATCACTCGACGACGTCGCTGTACCGGCTCAGCGCGATGAGGGCCCGGGCGGCCTGGGCCGGCACCGTGAGGTCCAGGCCGATCACCTCGTGCAGGCTGTGCAGGCGGTTCACCACGGTGTTGCGGTGGCAGAACAGCTCTTCGGAGGTTTCCTTGATGGAGCCGGTGCGTCCGTAGCTGCGTGCCACCTGCAGCAGGCGCTGGCGTTCCAGCGGCGTGCAGTTGTCCAGCGCCTGCCGGATCGGCGCCGAGAAGTCCGGAAATTTCCGCTCCAGAAGTCCGCCGGCGATGCCCATCCAGGTGTCCTCCATGGTGGCGAGGCCGGCGCCGCGGCGCTGGTGCTGGGCCAGCACCAGCGCCGAAGCGGCAGCCGCGGGGACCGCGGCCAGCCCCTCCACGCCGGGGACGTAGCCGGCCGGGAAGGGCGGAGCCTCCGCGGACCAGGTGCGCCCTTTGCGCTGTTGCCGGAAAAGGTACAGGACGCCGGCGTTCTCGTAGGCGTAGATGCGGTGGTCGGACTGGCGCTGCGCCTGCGCCACGGACTCCGCGGTGACCGCCAGCACTTCAAAGCTGCCGGCGGCCTGCACGCCGAGGGCGGCGGCCAGCTCGCGGACTTCGGCGGGGCCACCCAGGTCTGCGTTGAACAGCCGGGACAGCAGCCGCTGCCTGTAGAGCTGCTTGTTGCGGGCCAGCCGTGCTTCCTCCTCGGCGTAGGCCTGCTGGATGCTGCTCACGTAGCCCTCGACGGCGTCGAGGACTCGGTCCATGTTGGCCACCAGAACGCCGATTCCGGTGGTCCCCGCCACCCGTTCCAGCCCCTTCCAGAGAACCCGGAAGTCATTGCGGATCGCTTCGAGGAACGCGTCCAGGGGCACGCCCTGGCGGGCCCGGCGCGACGCCACCTCTCGCGGCAGCGCCTGCAGGTCGGCGGGAAGCGGCAGGCCCGCCATCTGAAAGAGGAACATGTCCATGGTGTCGGCCGCGGTCTGGTAAACGTCCTCCGGGGGAACCAGGGCGTCGCCGTAGGAAACAGCGGAGAACCGGGCGAGGAAGTCTTTGACCAGCAAGTCCCGGTCCCGCCAGAGGCTCTCCAGCAGCTCGGTCCATTCCGGTTCCATGGGCCGCCCGGGCCGGAAGTCGCGGGGAGCGGCCGCGGCGGGGCGGGCGTAGCCGCCGTCGTGTGTCGTCATGAGCTCATTTTATGCAAAAGCATAAATTTCGGCCAGAAAGCGGCGTTGGATGTCCATTGAGGGCAGCAATATTACAGCGTTGAATGGATCGGGAGCTTCACCTCCCGTATCAACCCGACCGCCCGAGCGGACCGGGACCCACAGCAAAGAGGATTCATGCCCGTTGATCTCCTGATCCGCAACGCCCACATCCTGACCCAGGATGCGTCCCGCCCCACCGCGACCAGCCTGCTCATCCACGACGGCAAAATCCTCGACGTGGAGCCGGACCCCGCCCTGGCCGGCTCCGCCGCACGGACCATCGACGCTGCCGGACTCACGGTTGTTCCCGGGTTCAACGATGTCCATGCGCACAGCGTGTGGTTCGGGCTGGGGCTGATGGAGGCCAATCTGGGAACGGTGCGCAGCCTGGCGGATGTGTACCGGATCATCGCCGACGCCGCGGACGGGCTGGCACCGGGCGACTGGGTGGTGGCTTCGGGCTTCAGCCCGCTGCTGATCGGCGGCCAGCAGCCGGACCGCGACCGGCTGGATGCAGCGGCCGGCGGGCGCCCGGTGTGGATCAAACACTCCTCCGGCCACGCCTGCACCCTCAATGGCGCGGCCCTGGATCTTGTCGCCGCGGGCGCCGACCTCAGCGCCCCGATCGACGGCGGCGCCGTCGTCGTCGATGACGACGGCATGCCCACCGGGCTGCTGGAGGAAAACGCGATGCGCCTGGTGCAGGACATCCTGCTGCCCTACCCGCTGGAGACGATCGAACGGGCCCTGGACCTGGCCACTTCGCATTACCTTTCCGAAGGCATCACCAGCGTCACGGACGCCGGAGTCGCCGGCGGTTGGATCGGCTATTCGCCCCGCGAGTTCGCGGCCTACCAGAACGCCCGCGACCGGGGCCTGCTCAGCGTCCGGATGCAACCGATGATGGTCATCGACGCCCTGCACGGAGTGCCCGGCCACGACGACGACCTGGCCTTCACGGGTCTGGACGGCGGCATCCGCACCGGGCTGGGCGACGACTGGCTCCGGCTGGGCCCGGTGAAGATCTTCAGCGACGGCTCGCTCCTGGGCAGCACTGCGTACATGACCGAGGACTATGTCGGCTGCTCCCACAACCACGGCTACCTGCAGATGGACGCGGAAAAGCTGCGCGAGTCGGCGCTGGGCGCTTACCGGGCCGGGTGGGCGGTCGCGATGCACGCCATCGGCGACCACGCGATCGACCATGCGATTGACATCATCACCGAGGCGCAGGACAGCTACGGCTCGAACAGCCAGCCCAACCGGATCGAGCACGGCGGCGTGGTCCGGCCGGACCAGCTGGACCGGATCGCCAAGGCCGGCATCGTGCTGGTCCCGCAGCCGCACTTCATCACCGAATTTGGCGACGGCATGGCCCGCCTGCTGGGTCCGAAGCGCACGGCGTGGTCCTATCCGGCCAAAAGCCTGCTGAGCCACGGGCTGGTGCTGCCGGGGAGCTCGGACCGTCCTGTCTCCAACGGCCGTCCGCTGGATGTGATGCAGTCGTTCGTGGAGCGGCTGACCCCCTCCGGCGCGGTCTACGGCCCGGAGGAACGAATCACGGCAGCCGAGGCGCTGGCCGCGTACACCACGGGTTCGGCCGCCGCGACCGGCACCGGGGACGTCAAGGGACGCCTGGCGGCCGGGTACCTGGCGGACCTGGTGTTCCTCGACCAGGACCCCACCGCCGTCGACCCGTCCCGCATCGGCGCCACCCAGGTCCTGGCCACCATGGTGGGCGGACAGGTCCGTTTCGGCGCAGACAATCTCCCGCCGCGGGCCCGCGGCGAAGACCTCGAGGCAGCAATGACAGGGAAGGAAACCCCATGAGCACCACCGACGAGCAGTTCCTTACAGATTTCGCGACCATGTCCGGGTTCGGCGCGACCTCCGGCGGCGGCGTCGACCGGCAGGCCGGCACCGCCGCCGACCACGCCACCCGGTCCTGGTTCAGCCAGTGGCTGGCGCAGCACGGCTATACCGAAACGGTGGACGAGGCAGGCAACCAGTTCGGCACCCTGGAGCTGGTGCCCGGCGCCCCGTACGTGCTGGTCGGCTCGCACCTGGACTCCCAGCCGTTGGCCGGCCGGTACGACGGCGCCTACGGCGTGCTCGCCGCGGCCCACGCAGGCAGCCGCGTCGCCGCCGAGGCCCGGACCGGGAACCTGGACCCCGCCTACAACCTCGCCGTGGTGAACTGGTTCAACGAGGAAGGCAGCCGGTTCGCGCCCAGCATGATGGGCAGCGGCGTCTTCACCGGAAAGCTGACGCTGCGCGACGCCCTCGCGACGGCGGACCCCGCGGGCACGACCGTCGCCGAGGCCCTGGCCGCCGGGCACCGCGACGCCGACGCCGACGCCCCGGTCCTGGCCCAGGTGGCCCGCTACGCCGAAATCCACATCGAGCAGGGCCGGGAGCTGGAGGAGAGCGGCACACACGTGGGCATCGTGGACCGAACCTGGGCCGCGAGCAAGTACCGGGTGACCGTGGACGGGGCGCAGTCGCATACCGGCGCGACCCGGATGGAGGACCGCCGTGACGCGCTCTACGGGGCCGCGCTGGTCATCGCCGCCGCCCGGGAACTGGCCGCGGAATTCGAACCCGGGCTGCTGCACACTTCGGTGTCCGAACTGTTCGTCCTGCCGAACTCGCCGGTGACGATCGCCCGGCAGGTCCTGATGAACCTGGATCTCCGCTCCCCGGACGAGTCCGTGCTGACCCTCGCGATGGAGCGGCTAAGCAAGCGGATCATCGACGCCGAGACCGATTCCCGCACGGACATCCGCCTCACGCTCACACACAACTGGGGGTTGCTGTCCTACCAGCCCGGCGGAGTGGCGCTTGGCAAGGCCAGTGCGGACAGCCTGGGCTACACCCACAAAGAGGTCATGACTGTCGCCGGGCACGATTCGACCAACCTGAAGGACGTCGTCCCGACCGTGATGCTGTTCGTCCCCAGCGTCGAGGGCATCTCCCACAACGAGGCCGAATTCACCCGCGACGAGGACGCGCTGCGCGGCGTGGAACTGCTCACAGACGTCACCCGCCGGCTGGTGCGCGGCGAATTGGAAGAGAGCTAGCCGGGCACCGGTGAAAACCTAGCGGGCGGGAACGCCGTCAGCGGCCGCCGACCCCGGCCCTGACGCCGGCCGTCTCCTCCTTATCCGCCAGCGTTGCCCGGGCGTCCGTCCGGTACCGCCGGTGGCCGACGCCCGCTACAGCAGAAGCAATCAGCGCAGCAACGCCCAGCCCCATCCAGAGCCCCACGTGCAGGGCCGCGGACCCGGCCAGGGCGCCCAGCAGGATCAGCACAATGGCCAGCGCCCGGCGGACCCAGTGGACGCCGGTGCCGCCGGCGAGGCGGGAGTCGGCGGCGAGTCCGGTGATGGTGGAGGTGACCACCACCGTGGTGATCTCGGCGACCTTGAGTTTCTTCGCCGTCGCGGCCTGGATCCCCATCAGCAGGGCCATCCCCGAGGTGGTGATGCTGCCGTAGAGCTCCTCGGCGTGCACCGGCGCCAGCGCCACAAACACCGTCAGGGCCCAGAGGCCCAGGGCCACCGTGAGGAAGTTCGTGGAAGTCCGGTGTGACCAGCCCTCACCCGAGCGCCGCAGCACCCGTCCCGCCAGGGCGGCGCCCAGCATGAAGAAGGCCAGTGCCAGGGCCGGCCGCAGGACCGGCAGGCCGGTGCCGCCCACCACGGCCATGCCCAGCAGCACCACGTTGCCGGTCATATTGCCGGTAAACACCCGGTCCAGGCCGAGATAGCCCACCGCATCCACCACGCCGGTGGAGAACGTGAGCATCAGCATCAGGACCAGGTGGAGGCGGGCGGTGCCGCCGGAAAACTTGGGTTTCACAGAAATATCTCCGATACATGCTTGAAACAAAAGTATACGAATGTAGGATCCATACACAGATTGTATTCAATACCGTAGTCGTCTTCGACCCGATGATTTGGATCCGTATGTCACCCTTGTTCCGTTCCACCGCCCCGCCGGCCACCGGCCGGCGTCACGCCCGGACTGCCGCCCTGTTCGGCGGCGTGGCCCTCGTGGCCGTTGCCGCCACGGGCTGCCAGCCGATCCAGCCGCTGCCCGAAGCCGTCAACCGCACGGACGTCATGTCCGCCCCCATCGGCACCCAGCAGATCAAGGAGGGCGGGAACCTGGTGATGGCGCTCTCCGCCGAGCCGGACCGCCTCGACCCGACAACGTCGTCGTCCCTCTACACTCGCTACGTCATGCAGACGATGTGCCAGAAGCTCTACGACATCGATGACCAGGGCGAGATCGTCCCGCAGCTGGCCACCGCGCTGCCCGAGGTCAGCGCGGACGGCCTGGCCGTCACCATTCCGGTCCGCACCGGCGCCACCTTCGCCGACGGCACCCCGTTCAACGCCGACGCCGCCCGGCTGACGATCGAGCGCGGCCTCACCCTGAAAGGCTCGGCCCGGAAAAGCGAACTGGGACCCATCGCCAGCGTGGAGACCCTGGACGAGACCACGCTGCGGATCAATTACAAGAAGCCCTTCGCCCCGATCACCGCCGCGCTCGCGGACCGGGCCGGCATGGTGCTCTCACCCAAAGCCGTGGCCGACGCCGGTGCCTCCTTCGGCGACCACCCCGTCTGTGTGGGTCCCTTCAAATTCGCCGAACGGGTGCCGCAGACCTCCATCAAGGTTGAACGCGACCCGCTCTACTACGACGCCACGAACGTCCACCTGGACACCATCACCTACCGGATCATGACGGACTCGAACATCCGGGCCGCCAACCTGCGCTCCGGCGACGTCCAGGTGGCCGACTCCATCTCCCCGCAGGACGTGGACGCCCTCTCCAAGGAAGACGACGTCGGCGTCCTCCAGGTGGGGTCCCTCGGTTACCAGGGACTGACCCTGAACCTGGGCAACACCGACGGCGTCGGCAAACCACCGGGGGAGATCGACACCGCCCTGGCCAAGGACGCCAAGGTCCGGATCGCCCTCTCCATGTCCGTGGACCGGGCAGCCCTGGTGAACACCGTCTTCAACAACTGGTACGAACCGGCCTGCTCACCGATTGCGCCCTCCAGCCCCTTCGCCACGGACCTCAGCAGGGCCTGCCCGGAATTCAACCCGGAAAAGGCCAAAGCCCTCCTCCAGGAAGCCGGGGTACAGACCCCGTACCCGGTGGAACTGCAGGTCAGCAACTCACCGGACACGCTGCGCTACGCCCAGGCCCTGCAGGCAGCGGTGGCGGACGCCGGCTTCGCCCTGACCATCCGGCCCGTGGAATACTCCACGCTGCTGGACGTCCAGACCCGCGGCGACTTCGCGGCCCTCCAGCTGGGCTGGTCCGGCCGCGTGGATCCACACGGGAACATGTTCAACTTCCTCGCCACCGGCGCCGGCAACAACTACTCCGGCTACAGCAACCCGGCGGTGGACAAGCTCCTCGCCGCGGCCTCCGGCGCAACGGACCAGGCAGCCCGCGCGGAGCTCTACGGCCAGGTGGTGCAGCAGGTGCAGGCGGACAATCCCGTGATCTACCTCTACCGCGTCCGCAGCCTCACGGCCTACAGCACCGGGGTGGCCGGCATCGACACCTTCGCCGACGGCGTGGTCCACCTCAGCAACGCAGCCTTCGTGACGAAGAAGTAAGGACCTCCCATGACCCGCTATCTCTGGACCCGACTCTGGCAGTCCCTGGTCACCCTGGTCCTGGCCTCCCTGGTGATTTTCATCGGCATCCGGCAACTCCCCGGCGATCCCGCGATCGCCATGGCCGGGGAGGAGGCCAGCCCGGAACAGCTCGAGGCCGTCCGCTCCCAGCTGGGCCTGGACCAGCCCCTCCCGGCCCAGTACTTCAGCTTCATCGGCCGGCTCCTGCACGGGGACCTGGGCCAGTCCACCCGCACCGGCACCCCGGTCACGGACCTGATCGCCACCACGCTGCCCGTCACCCTCTGGCTCTCCGCCTACGCGATCGTGCTCGCCGTCGTCGCCGGCATCCTCCTGGGCGTCATCTCCGAACGGTTCCGCGGCCGCTGGCCCGAATGGGTCTCCAACGCCGTCGCCCTGGTGGGACTCTCGGTCCCGAGCTTCTGGCTGGGCCTGCTCGCCATCCTCTACCTCGCCGTCAACCTCGGCTGGTTCCCCGCCTCCGGGTACGTGAACGTCCTGGAGGACCCGGTGCGGGGCCTGTACTACCTGACACTGCCGGCCATCATCCTGGGCACCGCGCTGGCCGCGGTGATTCTCCGGCAGACCCGCGCGTCCATGATCGAGACCATGAGCACCGACTACGTCCGGACCGCCAACGCCAAGGGCCTCAGCGGCGGCCGGGTGCTGTTCCGCTACGGGCTGCGCAACTCCCTGATTGTGGTGGTCACCATTGTGGGCCTGCAGCTGGGCGGGCTGATCTCCGGAGCCGTGGTCACGGAACGGATCTTCGCGCTGCCGGGCTTCGGCAAGCTCACCCTCGACGCCGTGTTCACCCGCGACTATCCCGTCATCCAGGCCGTGGTGCTCATCATTACCGTGAGCTACATCGTGATCAACCTCGCGGTGGACATCCTGTACTCGGTCATCAATCCGAAAATCCGAGTGGGAGTCAACTAAATGGCCATCACCGAAATCCGCCCCGCAGCGCTGGACTCAGCAGGACTGGGCTCCGCCCGCGGCCGCATCTGGAAATCCCTGCGCCGCAACCCGCTGGGCCTCACCGGCGGCATCATGCTGGCCCTGGTGCTCATCGTGGCGCTCTTCGCGCCGCTCATTGCCCCCTACGATCCCGCGCAGGTGCACTTCAACACACCGTTCCAGAAGCCCGGCACCGTCGGGTTCCTGCTCGGCACCGACGACCTGGGCCGGGACATCTTCTCCCGCCTGGTGTTCGGCGTCCGCGCCTCACTGATCGTCGGCGTGCTCTCCGTCCTGCTCTCGGTCCTGGTGGGCGCCCCGCTGGGCCTGCTGGCGGGCTACTGGAAATGGCTGGACGTCATCATCTCCCGCCTCACCGACGTGACACTGGCCTTCCCGTTCCTGATCATCGCCGTGGGCCTGGTGGCCATCAGCGGCCCCAGCCTGGCCAACGCGGCAGTGGCCCTGGGCATCGCCCACATCCCGGCCATGATCCGGGTGGTCCGCGGCGAAACCCTGCGGATCAAGGAAAGCGACTTTGTGCTGGCCGCCAAGACCATGGACGCCTCCGGCGGGCGGATCATCTTCCAGCACGTGCTGCCCAACACGGCGTCGGCCCTGATTGTGCAGGCTACGGTGATCATGCCGGTCGCCGTGATCGGTGAGGCCCTGCTGTCCTTCCTGGGCCTGGGCATCCAGCCACCCTCACCCAGCCTGGGCATCATGCTCTCCGACGCCCAGCAGTACATCTTCCGCTCACCCACCGCAGCGATCATCCCCGGCATCGGCATCGCCGTCATCTGCCTGGCCTTCAACCTCTTCGGGGACGCCCTGCGCGACGCCCTGGACCCCACAGCCTCCAGCCGAAAGTAGCCCCATGACGTACACCACCCCCGACTCCTTCACCACCCGCCCCACCCTGCAGGGCACCTTCGGAATGACCGCCTCCACCCACTGGCTCGCGACGGCGTCCGCCCAGGCCGTGCTGGAACGCGGCGGCAACGCCTTCGACGCCGCCGTCGCCGGAGCCTTCGTCCTGCACGTCGTGGAACCGCACCTGAACGGCCCGGGCGGGGACATGACCGGCGTCTTCGTCACCGCCGGCGCCCCCGCCGAACCCGTCGTGCTGATGGGCCAGGGCCCGGCACCGGCCGCGGCGACCCGGGAACACTACCTGGCCGAAGGCCTGGAACTGGTGCCCGGCGCCGGCGGGCTGGCCGCCGCCGTCCCCGCCGCCGTCGACGCCTGGCTTCTCCTGCTCCGGGACCACGGCACCTGGGAACTGTCCGAGGTCCTGGCCTTCGCGATCGGGTACGCCCGGGACGGCCACCCGGTCCTGGACCGGGTAGGCAGCACCATCGCCTCCGTCAAGGACCTCTTCACCGAACACTGGCCGACGTCGGCCGCCCTCTGGATGCCGGAGGGCAGGATCCCGGCCGGCGGCGACCTGGTCACCAACGGCGCCTACGCCGATGTCCTGGACCGGCTGGTCGCCGCCGGCGGGTCCGCGGACGACGGCGGTGCCGGGTCCCGGGAATCCCGGATCGACGCCGCCCGGCGCGAATGGAGCGAAGGCTTCGTGGCGAAGGCCGCGGTGGAATTCCTGGCCACCCCGCACCGCCACTCCTCCGGCACGGACCACGCCGCGGTCATCACCGAGGCGGACTTCGCGGCCTGCAGCGCCTCCTACGACACCGCCACCACGCTGGAATTCCGCGGCCACACCATCGCCAAGACCGGCCCCTGGGGCCAGGGCCCGGCCCTGCTGCAGACCCTGGCCATCCTGGACGGCTACCCGGACGAGTACCTCGACCCCTCCACCGCCCTCGGCGCGCACACCATCCTGGAAGCGCAGAAGCTCGCCATCGCCGACCGCGAGGCGTACTACGGGGACGCCGCCGTGCCTCTGGATTACCTGCTGAGTCCGGAGTACGCCGCGGCCCGCCGCGAACTGATCACGGACCAGGCCTCGCACGAGTTCCGCCCGGGCACCGTCCCCGGCCACGAGCCGTTCGTGCCGCCGCTGCGCACCGAATACCTGCCGCCGTCGCACCCGGGCAAAGGCGAACCACTGTTTGCCGGCGTCGGCGAACCCACGGTCATGCCCACCGGGGAAACCCGCGGCGACACCTGCCACATCGATGTGGTGGACCGGTGGGGCAACATGATCTCAGCGACCCCCTCCGGCGGCTGGCTGCAGTCCTCGCCCGCCATCCCCGAGCTGGGTTTCTGCCTCGGCTCCCGGCTGCAGATGACCTGGCTCGAAGACGGCGCACCCTCCACCCTCACCGCGGGCAAGCGTCCGCGGACCACCCTGACCCCCACCCTGGTCCTCAAGGACGGCAAACCGGTCACCGCACTTGGTTCGCCGGGCGGGGACCAGCAGGACCAGTGGCAGCTGCTCTACCTGCTCCGGACCCTGGTGGGCGGGTACTCGCCGCAGGAAGCCGTGGACGCCCCAGCGCTGCACACCACCTCCATCCCGGGATCCTTCTGGCCCCGGACCTGGACGCCCGGCGGCGCCGTCGTCGAGGACCGTCTCGGCGAGGACGTCATTGATGAGCTGGAACGCCGCGGCCACGTGGTGACCCGCGCCGGAGACTGGGCCCTGGGCCGGCTCTCCTGCGTGGTCTCCGATCCCGAAACCGGCGTGCT is drawn from Micrococcaceae bacterium Sec5.8 and contains these coding sequences:
- a CDS encoding amidohydrolase, whose protein sequence is MPVDLLIRNAHILTQDASRPTATSLLIHDGKILDVEPDPALAGSAARTIDAAGLTVVPGFNDVHAHSVWFGLGLMEANLGTVRSLADVYRIIADAADGLAPGDWVVASGFSPLLIGGQQPDRDRLDAAAGGRPVWIKHSSGHACTLNGAALDLVAAGADLSAPIDGGAVVVDDDGMPTGLLEENAMRLVQDILLPYPLETIERALDLATSHYLSEGITSVTDAGVAGGWIGYSPREFAAYQNARDRGLLSVRMQPMMVIDALHGVPGHDDDLAFTGLDGGIRTGLGDDWLRLGPVKIFSDGSLLGSTAYMTEDYVGCSHNHGYLQMDAEKLRESALGAYRAGWAVAMHAIGDHAIDHAIDIITEAQDSYGSNSQPNRIEHGGVVRPDQLDRIAKAGIVLVPQPHFITEFGDGMARLLGPKRTAWSYPAKSLLSHGLVLPGSSDRPVSNGRPLDVMQSFVERLTPSGAVYGPEERITAAEALAAYTTGSAAATGTGDVKGRLAAGYLADLVFLDQDPTAVDPSRIGATQVLATMVGGQVRFGADNLPPRARGEDLEAAMTGKETP
- a CDS encoding helix-turn-helix domain-containing protein; its protein translation is MTTHDGGYARPAAAAPRDFRPGRPMEPEWTELLESLWRDRDLLVKDFLARFSAVSYGDALVPPEDVYQTAADTMDMFLFQMAGLPLPADLQALPREVASRRARQGVPLDAFLEAIRNDFRVLWKGLERVAGTTGIGVLVANMDRVLDAVEGYVSSIQQAYAEEEARLARNKQLYRQRLLSRLFNADLGGPAEVRELAAALGVQAAGSFEVLAVTAESVAQAQRQSDHRIYAYENAGVLYLFRQQRKGRTWSAEAPPFPAGYVPGVEGLAAVPAAAASALVLAQHQRRGAGLATMEDTWMGIAGGLLERKFPDFSAPIRQALDNCTPLERQRLLQVARSYGRTGSIKETSEELFCHRNTVVNRLHSLHEVIGLDLTVPAQAARALIALSRYSDVVE
- a CDS encoding MFS transporter, whose protein sequence is MTTSNSLSPAAGAPPVISGKDAGKIARAAFVGTALEWYDYYLFGTAAALVFNRLFFTNMDPTAALLASFATFGVGFAARPIGAVIFGYIGDRYGRRPALLITIVMIGLATALIGLLPDFGSIGLAAPVLLAVLRLVQGLAVGGEWGGAVTMAVEHAPVEKRGRYAALVQVGSPVATLLASGAFSLVLLFPSEAFDAWGWRIPFLLAFPMLGVALWIRLKVEESPIFKDLLAMGETSKVPALDVFRHAGGRLLVAILAALLGVGGFYMITTFVVSYGANTLKVDRNVMVNATLVAAVAQIGVTFLMGRLAEKIGPGKVTMWGGIVSAITAFPLFAMIDTKSPLLITLAITIGIMLIAVAYAVNGALLTELFPPKLRYSGVALGYNIAGATSGFMPLLATAMLGVSGNQSWGAALILMIISLLTAVGGFFGERLRVQDKKLVADA
- a CDS encoding ArgE/DapE family deacylase → MLSDDQTRRILDAVDAGFDAQLSFTQDLVKHPSLRTREGSAQDLMFGAMSGRGLDMDRWELDAQELSVHEGFGPVTVSYDGMTNVVGTYRPGTERGRSLILNGHIDVVPEGPAEDWSRYPWDAPVIDGWMYGRGAGDMKAGLAANLFAFDAVRAAGFEPAGRIHFQSVVEEECTGNGSLSALMRGYQADAVIIPEPEEDMLVRANVGVLWFKVRVTGNPTHPREMGTGFNAIDAAYTAMTALREVEEKWNAERGQHRHFEDLEHPINFNFGGIAGGDWPSSVPAWCEFDVRAAIYPGIAAEDAWAELQECLAQLGTGPDPIKAVGTKTGFFAEGYVLEPGSDAETLLGRTHEQVFGGELESFTTPGYLDGRVFALYADTPALVYGPVSESIHGFDERVSVESVRRITKSIALFIADWCGLDERLAAAAEG
- a CDS encoding M20 family metallo-hydrolase, which produces MSTTDEQFLTDFATMSGFGATSGGGVDRQAGTAADHATRSWFSQWLAQHGYTETVDEAGNQFGTLELVPGAPYVLVGSHLDSQPLAGRYDGAYGVLAAAHAGSRVAAEARTGNLDPAYNLAVVNWFNEEGSRFAPSMMGSGVFTGKLTLRDALATADPAGTTVAEALAAGHRDADADAPVLAQVARYAEIHIEQGRELEESGTHVGIVDRTWAASKYRVTVDGAQSHTGATRMEDRRDALYGAALVIAAARELAAEFEPGLLHTSVSELFVLPNSPVTIARQVLMNLDLRSPDESVLTLAMERLSKRIIDAETDSRTDIRLTLTHNWGLLSYQPGGVALGKASADSLGYTHKEVMTVAGHDSTNLKDVVPTVMLFVPSVEGISHNEAEFTRDEDALRGVELLTDVTRRLVRGELEES